In Arthrobacter sp. SLBN-83, one DNA window encodes the following:
- a CDS encoding VOC family protein — protein MQMRLEVVQVPVSDVDRSKAFYTEKLGFILDHDVEHLPGMRVVQLTPPGSAASVVIGTGMTTMAPGSLEGLQLVVPDITEVRSELVRRGADISEIQDLGGVLFAYFSDPDGNRWVMQGQTQQHVRDAHKP, from the coding sequence ATGCAGATGCGCCTTGAAGTTGTCCAGGTCCCGGTGTCCGACGTCGACAGGTCGAAAGCCTTTTACACAGAAAAGCTGGGCTTCATCCTGGACCATGATGTGGAGCACCTCCCCGGCATGCGCGTGGTCCAACTGACTCCTCCCGGTTCCGCCGCTTCCGTGGTCATCGGCACCGGGATGACCACCATGGCACCTGGCAGCCTCGAGGGACTGCAACTGGTGGTCCCGGACATCACGGAGGTCCGCAGCGAGCTGGTCCGGCGTGGGGCAGACATCAGCGAGATCCAGGACCTCGGCGGTGTGCTGTTCGCCTACTTCAGCGATCCGGACGGCAACCGCTGGGTGATGCAGGGCCAGACGCAGCAGCACGTCCGGGACGCCCACAAGCCCTAG
- a CDS encoding SOUL family heme-binding protein: MTEQQPYELVRRYPHFELRRYPDYVVAEVTVTAGFDRAGNAAFRYLFNYISGNNIARRKLAMTAPVLQEPQSGPQKLAMTAPVLQRGPLPGSKQPAEFTVAFVLPADVTAETAPVPADRKVRVRAVPGSLAAVVGFSGGGSDSAFEKRNNGLQAALTLAGLTPVGPPRFARFDPPFKPWFLRHNEVVQDVRELGAGSS; this comes from the coding sequence ATGACCGAGCAGCAGCCTTATGAGTTGGTCCGGCGCTACCCGCACTTCGAATTGCGCCGGTATCCGGACTATGTCGTCGCCGAAGTGACGGTGACAGCCGGCTTTGACCGCGCGGGGAATGCCGCCTTCCGGTATCTCTTCAACTACATCAGCGGCAACAACATTGCCCGTCGGAAACTGGCCATGACCGCGCCCGTGCTCCAGGAGCCGCAGTCGGGCCCGCAGAAGTTGGCCATGACCGCCCCGGTGCTGCAAAGGGGTCCGCTGCCCGGTTCCAAACAGCCCGCTGAATTTACGGTGGCCTTTGTGCTCCCGGCTGACGTGACGGCTGAAACCGCCCCCGTACCCGCCGACCGCAAGGTCAGGGTGCGGGCGGTGCCGGGTTCGCTCGCCGCGGTAGTGGGATTTTCGGGCGGCGGTTCCGACTCTGCATTTGAGAAGCGCAACAACGGTTTGCAGGCCGCCCTCACGCTGGCCGGACTGACGCCCGTGGGCCCGCCCCGGTTCGCCCGCTTCGACCCGCCGTTCAAGCCGTGGTTCCTGCGGCACAACGAAGTCGTTCAGGACGTGCGGGAGCTTGGGGCAGGTTCTTCCTAG
- a CDS encoding MarR family winged helix-turn-helix transcriptional regulator — MSATQTKKTATADPAAPDTLAIDLRTAVMRTSRRLRVEATGDAITPGQYTVLALLNGSGPSTLRDLAKSEHVQAPSMTRIVNALADQGFVNRSADPDDGRQVRVDITDAGRTVLAEARSQRTAWLAQRVAGLSEEDRLILSRAARIMQEMSGK, encoded by the coding sequence ATGTCAGCCACCCAAACCAAAAAGACGGCAACTGCCGACCCCGCAGCCCCCGACACCCTCGCCATCGATCTCCGCACCGCCGTGATGCGCACTTCGCGCCGGCTCCGCGTCGAGGCCACCGGCGACGCCATCACCCCCGGCCAGTACACGGTCCTCGCCCTGCTGAATGGCAGCGGCCCCAGCACCTTGCGGGATCTCGCCAAGAGTGAGCACGTCCAGGCACCTTCCATGACCAGGATCGTCAACGCGCTGGCGGACCAGGGCTTCGTGAACAGGAGCGCAGATCCCGACGACGGCCGGCAGGTCCGCGTGGACATCACCGACGCCGGCAGGACGGTTTTGGCAGAGGCGCGGAGCCAGCGGACTGCCTGGCTGGCCCAACGCGTGGCAGGCCTCAGCGAGGAAGACCGGCTCATCCTCAGCCGCGCGGCCCGCATCATGCAGGAAATGAGCGGCAAATGA
- a CDS encoding MFS transporter, producing MSAMFRALENPNYRIWASGAIVSNIGTWMQRVAQDWLVLTVLTDHSGAAVGLTTGLQFLPMLLFGPYGGVLADRYRKRIILMWTQLAMGLTGLAIGLLVVTGTAQLWHAYVAAFCLGLASAVDAPARQAFVSELVGQENISNAVALNSASFNSARLTGPAIAGVLIAWVGTGPVFLLNAASFAAVLISLFRIRVTQPAPAAKGERNKHQVAEGIRYVRRRPDLMLIMVLVGILGAFGMNFPVINSLMATTEFSMGPSEFGLLGSIMAVGTLAGALLAARRSGPRLRFLLGGALGLGISTILGSIAPTFWVYAAVLIPVGLASITFLNSCNTSIQLSVEPRFRGRVLALYLAILQGGTAIGSPLVGWIGSQFGARWSVAVGGIVVLLASIAAVVAVTRRNRLTLRGAIRLALGRREPAVS from the coding sequence ATGAGCGCAATGTTCCGGGCCCTCGAAAACCCCAACTACCGCATTTGGGCAAGCGGTGCGATCGTCTCCAACATCGGCACCTGGATGCAGCGGGTGGCACAGGACTGGCTGGTCCTGACCGTCCTCACTGATCACTCGGGTGCCGCCGTCGGCCTCACCACGGGCCTGCAGTTCCTGCCCATGCTGCTGTTCGGCCCCTACGGCGGCGTGCTGGCGGACCGTTACCGCAAGCGCATCATCCTCATGTGGACGCAGCTGGCTATGGGACTCACCGGCCTTGCCATCGGACTCCTGGTGGTTACCGGCACCGCCCAGCTGTGGCATGCCTATGTGGCGGCGTTCTGCCTCGGCCTGGCCAGCGCGGTGGACGCGCCGGCGCGGCAGGCGTTCGTTTCAGAGCTGGTGGGCCAGGAAAACATCTCCAACGCAGTGGCCCTGAACTCGGCGTCCTTCAACAGCGCCAGGCTCACCGGGCCGGCCATCGCCGGGGTGCTCATCGCATGGGTGGGCACCGGCCCGGTGTTCCTGCTCAACGCCGCCAGCTTCGCCGCCGTCCTGATTTCGCTGTTCCGGATCCGCGTCACCCAACCCGCCCCCGCCGCAAAGGGCGAGCGGAACAAGCACCAGGTGGCCGAAGGCATCAGGTATGTGCGCCGCAGGCCGGACCTGATGCTGATCATGGTCCTGGTGGGCATTCTGGGCGCGTTCGGAATGAACTTTCCCGTTATCAACTCACTGATGGCCACCACCGAATTCAGCATGGGACCCAGTGAATTCGGGCTCCTCGGCTCGATCATGGCCGTAGGCACGCTCGCCGGTGCACTCCTGGCGGCACGGCGCTCCGGACCCCGGCTGCGATTCCTGCTGGGCGGGGCACTGGGACTGGGAATCTCCACCATCCTGGGCAGCATTGCGCCAACGTTCTGGGTCTACGCCGCCGTCCTGATTCCGGTGGGCCTGGCGTCCATCACCTTCCTGAACAGCTGCAACACCAGCATCCAGCTTTCGGTGGAGCCGCGGTTCCGTGGCCGGGTGCTGGCCCTGTACCTGGCCATCCTCCAGGGCGGCACCGCCATAGGTTCACCGCTGGTGGGCTGGATCGGCAGCCAGTTCGGCGCCCGGTGGTCCGTCGCCGTGGGCGGAATCGTGGTGCTGCTCGCGAGCATCGCCGCCGTGGTCGCGGTCACCAGGCGGAACCGGCTCACCCTTCGCGGCGCGATCCGTCTTGCCCTGGGCCGCCGCGAGCCTGCCGTTAGCTGA
- a CDS encoding cupin domain-containing protein: MGKEEAVPGTKGVSVELLATVDLAGEIDGMQGLQMRMRMVTIEPGGVFGPLHDHKGRPGTVYILQGTITDHRDGVATDYGPGVGWPEDRTTNHWLENRGTVPAVEVSVDIVRKAPS; the protein is encoded by the coding sequence ATGGGCAAGGAAGAAGCGGTGCCTGGGACGAAGGGCGTTTCAGTGGAGTTGTTGGCAACCGTCGATCTCGCCGGCGAGATCGATGGCATGCAAGGGCTGCAGATGCGGATGAGGATGGTGACCATCGAGCCCGGCGGCGTCTTCGGCCCACTCCATGACCACAAAGGCCGGCCCGGCACCGTGTACATCCTGCAGGGGACCATCACCGACCACCGTGACGGGGTGGCCACTGACTACGGGCCGGGAGTGGGATGGCCCGAGGACCGGACCACCAACCACTGGCTGGAGAACCGGGGGACGGTACCGGCGGTGGAAGTCTCGGTGGACATCGTCCGCAAAGCGCCGTCATAA
- a CDS encoding VOC family protein, giving the protein MLKDSELMAVLPAKDMDRAKEFYRDKLGLEPAQTIENENLIYRCGKGTGFLLYRTDNAGSAKNTQMSWGVDDVEKEVEELRARGVVFEEYDMPGLKTENGIATMEGMGKGAWFLDSEGNILNISSIPS; this is encoded by the coding sequence ATGCTCAAAGATTCGGAACTCATGGCCGTGCTGCCTGCCAAGGACATGGACCGCGCCAAGGAGTTCTACCGCGACAAGCTGGGCCTCGAACCGGCCCAGACCATCGAAAATGAGAACCTGATCTACCGGTGCGGCAAGGGAACCGGGTTCCTGCTCTACCGGACGGACAATGCCGGTTCCGCCAAGAACACCCAAATGTCCTGGGGCGTGGACGACGTCGAGAAGGAAGTGGAGGAACTCCGGGCCCGCGGCGTGGTTTTCGAAGAGTACGACATGCCGGGACTTAAGACTGAAAACGGCATCGCCACCATGGAAGGCATGGGCAAGGGTGCCTGGTTCCTGGATAGTGAGGGCAACATCCTCAACATCTCCTCGATCCCGTCCTGA
- a CDS encoding iron chaperone: protein MGVVDEALAALHEPDRDCLQHVVELARSLAPDATEGMSYGMPALKLDGKPLIAAVAAAKHLSIFPFSSAVVEAVAGRLEGYSLSKGTIRFTADHPVPEDVVKDIVRLRMTEIRK from the coding sequence ATGGGCGTCGTCGACGAAGCGCTGGCCGCGCTGCACGAACCGGACCGCGATTGCCTGCAGCATGTAGTTGAGCTTGCCCGGTCCCTGGCACCGGACGCCACGGAGGGCATGAGTTACGGAATGCCGGCACTGAAGCTGGACGGCAAACCCCTGATCGCCGCCGTGGCCGCTGCCAAGCATCTTTCCATTTTCCCGTTCTCCTCCGCAGTGGTCGAAGCGGTGGCCGGTCGCCTGGAAGGTTATTCGCTGTCCAAGGGAACCATCCGCTTTACGGCAGACCACCCGGTGCCTGAGGACGTGGTGAAGGACATCGTCCGGCTTCGGATGACGGAGATCCGCAAGTAA
- a CDS encoding SRPBCC family protein — MSTFEVRRSAVIPATPEEVFPLVNDFHQWTAWSPWEQIDPGMSRRYFGSESGAGAGYEWSGNRKAGSGTMEITESVPASLIRIRLQFTRPFKALNPTTFSFTPVDTGTEVTWRMTGENKGLGRVFALFMNMDKMVGADFERGLAALASTVAARKS; from the coding sequence ATGTCCACATTCGAGGTCCGCCGCAGCGCCGTCATCCCTGCCACTCCGGAAGAAGTCTTTCCCTTGGTCAACGATTTCCACCAGTGGACAGCTTGGTCGCCGTGGGAGCAGATCGATCCCGGCATGAGCCGCCGTTACTTCGGCAGCGAATCCGGAGCAGGGGCGGGTTATGAGTGGAGCGGCAACCGGAAAGCCGGAAGCGGCACCATGGAGATCACCGAATCCGTACCCGCCAGCCTGATCCGGATCCGGCTCCAGTTCACCAGGCCGTTCAAGGCACTGAACCCCACCACGTTCAGTTTCACCCCGGTAGACACCGGTACGGAGGTGACCTGGCGGATGACAGGGGAAAACAAGGGCCTGGGCCGGGTCTTCGCGCTGTTCATGAACATGGACAAGATGGTGGGCGCCGACTTCGAGCGGGGGCTGGCAGCATTGGCATCCACCGTGGCGGCCAGGAAGAGCTGA
- a CDS encoding 2-hydroxyacid dehydrogenase, which produces MSARLRVCLPDQRLIDALEPMDGVEFVRWDLTGPAPEGRFDLLVPAYMGKPTALAALEGVEVGLVQSQSIGYDGVASVLPAGVTFANAAGVHETSTAELAVGMMVASQRGIPDFVRNQEAGTWDNSQRPSLADRRVLLVGYGGVGKAIEARLLPFETEVTRMANRAREDERGTIYGIDSLYEQLPLHEIVVVSVPLSEQTEKLVDAKFLAAMPDGALLVNVARGPVADTDALLAEASSGRLRVALDVTDPEPLPAGHPLWTTPGVLITPHVGGASSAMFPRMVRLLRKQIGLLLEGRDPVNVVLP; this is translated from the coding sequence ATGAGCGCCCGGCTGCGGGTGTGCCTGCCGGACCAAAGGCTCATCGATGCGCTCGAGCCGATGGACGGCGTCGAGTTTGTCCGCTGGGACCTGACGGGGCCCGCGCCGGAAGGGCGGTTTGACCTGTTGGTGCCCGCCTACATGGGCAAGCCAACGGCGCTCGCCGCGCTGGAGGGCGTTGAGGTCGGCCTGGTGCAGAGCCAGTCCATTGGGTACGACGGCGTTGCCTCGGTTTTGCCGGCGGGCGTCACCTTCGCCAACGCGGCGGGGGTCCATGAAACGTCGACGGCGGAACTCGCCGTGGGCATGATGGTGGCCTCCCAGCGCGGGATCCCGGACTTCGTCCGGAACCAGGAGGCCGGGACCTGGGACAACAGCCAGCGCCCCAGCCTGGCCGACCGGCGCGTGCTGCTGGTGGGCTATGGGGGAGTGGGCAAGGCCATCGAGGCGCGGCTCCTGCCGTTCGAAACGGAAGTCACCCGCATGGCCAACCGTGCCCGGGAAGACGAACGCGGCACCATCTACGGGATCGACTCGCTCTATGAACAGCTGCCGCTGCACGAGATCGTGGTGGTCAGCGTTCCCCTGAGTGAGCAGACCGAAAAGCTGGTGGATGCGAAGTTCCTGGCGGCCATGCCGGACGGGGCCTTGCTGGTCAACGTGGCCCGGGGCCCGGTGGCTGACACCGACGCGCTGCTCGCCGAGGCCTCATCCGGCCGCCTCCGGGTTGCCTTGGACGTGACCGATCCGGAACCGCTGCCTGCCGGCCATCCGTTGTGGACCACCCCCGGCGTGCTCATCACCCCGCACGTGGGCGGCGCCAGCTCCGCCATGTTCCCCCGGATGGTCCGGCTGCTCAGGAAGCAGATCGGGCTCCTGCTCGAGGGCAGGGACCCGGTGAACGTCGTCCTCCCGTAA
- a CDS encoding DeoR/GlpR family DNA-binding transcription regulator, translating into MSTARKEGALTPRQRTILDELGRRGFISTTDLAETFAVSDMTVRRDTRVLSKLGLARVVHGGVSAVDGHGQNADFAARVREDSDAKLRVARACVSLIGERDAIILDAGTTTYQIAQQLPTAFTGTIITHSAPAIQRCLQLTAARTICLGGELLLDSQAFNGPMTVSAAAGLRAKTAFIGVSGIHDEAFYIERDVERATKIALMNSAEQVVVVATHQKMLRYALARLAAFDAVDILVTDAPPPQEIENALSAANVKLMVAA; encoded by the coding sequence ATGAGCACCGCACGGAAAGAGGGTGCGCTGACGCCCCGCCAGCGCACCATCCTGGACGAACTGGGCAGGCGCGGGTTCATTTCCACGACCGACCTGGCGGAGACGTTTGCAGTTTCGGACATGACGGTCCGGCGGGACACCCGCGTGTTGTCCAAACTGGGCCTGGCCAGGGTGGTCCATGGCGGCGTCAGCGCCGTTGACGGCCACGGCCAGAACGCGGACTTCGCGGCCCGCGTCCGGGAGGACTCGGACGCGAAGCTGAGGGTGGCGCGGGCCTGCGTGTCTTTGATCGGGGAGCGGGACGCGATCATCCTCGACGCCGGCACCACCACCTACCAGATCGCGCAGCAGCTCCCCACGGCCTTCACCGGCACCATCATCACGCACTCCGCGCCGGCCATCCAGCGCTGCCTGCAGCTGACGGCGGCACGTACCATCTGCCTGGGCGGGGAGTTGCTGCTGGACAGCCAGGCCTTCAACGGGCCCATGACAGTGAGCGCGGCGGCCGGCCTGCGCGCCAAGACAGCTTTCATCGGCGTATCCGGGATCCATGACGAGGCGTTTTATATTGAGCGGGACGTGGAGCGGGCTACTAAGATCGCCCTTATGAATTCGGCGGAACAGGTAGTGGTGGTGGCCACCCACCAGAAGATGCTGCGGTACGCGCTGGCACGGCTGGCAGCGTTCGATGCGGTGGACATACTGGTGACCGATGCGCCGCCGCCCCAGGAAATCGAGAACGCGCTGAGCGCCGCCAACGTGAAGCTGATGGTCGCCGCATGA
- a CDS encoding Gfo/Idh/MocA family protein, protein MSVPTAESVRTIRYGLIGAGHMAREHVRNLALIPGSKITAVSDPTPSSLEETAREIGYEVQTFPTHNELLASGLVDALVIASPNDTHLGILKDIFASGTNLPVLVEKPVCTSAEQADELEALAANYPAPVWVAMEYRYMPPVQEIIQAAHGGKLGNIHMLSIVEHRFPFLHKVDAWNRFAERTGGTLVEKCCHFFDLMRLILQDEPVRVYASGGHDVNHMDEVYDGRVSDMVDNAYVIVDFKGGRRAMLELSMFAEGSKFQERISIVGDAAKIETLIPVAANHWIPGDEAEATVEFSPRSPLGPEKHEVPVDEAVLAAGAHHGSTYYEHLGYRKAILGEGPVEVTVADGLQSVRMGLAAERSITEGRPVELGNAAVGVRS, encoded by the coding sequence ATGTCAGTGCCTACTGCGGAATCAGTACGGACTATCCGGTACGGCCTCATCGGAGCCGGCCACATGGCCCGCGAACACGTCAGGAATCTTGCCCTGATCCCGGGAAGCAAGATCACCGCAGTCTCGGATCCCACGCCGTCTTCCTTGGAGGAGACGGCCAGGGAGATCGGCTATGAGGTGCAGACCTTTCCCACCCACAACGAGCTGCTGGCCTCAGGGCTGGTGGATGCGCTGGTCATCGCCAGCCCCAACGACACGCACCTGGGAATCCTGAAGGACATCTTCGCCAGCGGAACCAACCTGCCCGTGCTCGTGGAGAAGCCCGTCTGCACCAGCGCCGAGCAGGCCGACGAACTGGAGGCGCTCGCCGCCAACTACCCCGCGCCGGTCTGGGTGGCCATGGAGTACCGCTACATGCCCCCGGTGCAGGAAATCATCCAGGCAGCGCACGGCGGCAAGTTGGGCAACATCCACATGCTCTCCATCGTGGAGCACCGGTTCCCGTTCCTGCACAAGGTGGACGCATGGAACCGCTTCGCCGAACGGACCGGCGGCACCCTGGTGGAAAAGTGCTGCCACTTCTTCGACCTGATGCGGCTCATCCTGCAGGACGAACCTGTCCGCGTTTACGCCAGCGGCGGGCACGACGTGAACCATATGGACGAGGTCTATGACGGCCGGGTCTCCGACATGGTGGACAATGCGTACGTCATCGTGGACTTCAAGGGCGGCCGCCGGGCCATGCTGGAGCTGTCGATGTTCGCTGAGGGGTCCAAGTTCCAGGAGCGGATCTCCATCGTGGGGGACGCCGCCAAGATCGAGACCCTGATCCCGGTTGCGGCCAACCACTGGATCCCCGGTGACGAGGCGGAAGCAACCGTTGAGTTCAGCCCGCGGTCCCCGCTGGGTCCGGAAAAGCATGAGGTTCCGGTGGATGAGGCCGTCCTCGCAGCGGGTGCCCACCACGGCTCCACCTACTATGAGCACCTGGGCTACCGGAAGGCCATCCTGGGCGAAGGGCCCGTGGAAGTCACCGTGGCGGACGGGCTCCAGTCCGTGCGGATGGGCCTGGCGGCCGAACGCTCTATTACGGAAGGACGCCCCGTGGAGCTTGGCAATGCCGCCGTCGGGGTACGTTCATAA
- a CDS encoding PfkB family carbohydrate kinase: MPQPTTGTLLFVGCATLDSIALVQDYPAADSRTVAMDFATAGGGPAATAAVAAARAGARTAFAGVLGTDEEGDRIIHGLEAEGVDTSAVIRDAGVKTGASVIVVSRATESRAIVTRPVPPVSFPAGSRFSDLLRSAAWVHTDHLGWNAVANASGRPGTLNISVDAGNPIPDFSPRGVALYVPTIERLRAEYGEDLSPAALLQKALDGGASAVVATAGSDGAWVLERGGEPVHVPATPATIVSTLGAGDVYHGALLAAVAAGLPLVEAAAFAGRTASASCGGLDGRSAIPHQTIDSVPASI; the protein is encoded by the coding sequence GTGCCCCAACCGACAACTGGAACCCTGCTCTTCGTAGGATGCGCCACTCTTGACTCCATTGCCTTGGTGCAGGATTACCCGGCCGCGGACAGCCGCACGGTCGCCATGGACTTCGCGACTGCAGGGGGTGGCCCGGCGGCCACCGCAGCTGTGGCGGCAGCCCGGGCAGGGGCACGGACAGCCTTCGCGGGAGTCCTGGGCACCGACGAGGAAGGTGACCGCATCATCCACGGCCTGGAGGCCGAGGGCGTGGACACGTCCGCCGTGATCCGGGACGCCGGCGTCAAGACCGGTGCCAGCGTGATCGTGGTCAGCAGGGCCACGGAGAGCCGGGCCATCGTCACCCGCCCGGTACCGCCGGTCAGCTTCCCCGCAGGCAGCCGCTTCTCCGACCTGCTGCGGTCCGCGGCGTGGGTGCACACCGACCACCTGGGCTGGAACGCCGTGGCCAACGCGTCCGGCCGCCCCGGGACACTGAACATCAGTGTCGACGCCGGCAATCCGATTCCGGACTTCAGTCCCCGCGGCGTCGCACTCTACGTCCCAACCATTGAAAGGCTCCGTGCAGAGTACGGCGAAGACCTCTCCCCTGCAGCGCTCCTGCAGAAAGCGCTCGACGGCGGCGCCTCCGCCGTCGTCGCCACCGCCGGCTCCGACGGTGCCTGGGTCTTGGAACGCGGCGGCGAACCCGTCCACGTCCCGGCCACCCCAGCAACCATCGTCTCCACCCTCGGCGCCGGAGATGTGTACCACGGCGCCCTGCTCGCCGCCGTCGCCGCCGGACTTCCCCTCGTGGAGGCCGCAGCATTCGCCGGCCGCACCGCTTCCGCCTCCTGCGGCGGACTCGACGGCCGCTCCGCCATCCCCCACCAGACCATCGATTCCGTCCCAGCATCCATCTGA
- a CDS encoding aldolase — protein sequence MTSTDLSPLQRPSGAFAMLAVDQREAMRNMFAEHTDQPVTDEDLRNFKLEAARILSPYASGILIDRQFALDQAIDAGVVDPSCGLIASADHFESAHGELVGEVTIDKLVDPHKYKALGAKALKLLVLYRPDEPAEGRVAMVREFVESCRSAGLISIIEPVSRKPLAGGDFDWNAGILAAAKELGSLGADLYKAEVPFKGQASEDEVRAACAELTQAIDGCPWVVLSSGVPEDVFPDAVRWACLEGASGFLSGRAVWASCIGAPDVVESLSTDAVRRLQRLCAVVDDVVSSQRSHA from the coding sequence ATGACCTCCACAGACCTTTCCCCCCTCCAGCGCCCGTCAGGCGCCTTCGCGATGCTCGCCGTGGACCAGCGTGAAGCAATGCGCAACATGTTCGCCGAGCACACCGACCAGCCCGTCACCGACGAGGACCTGCGCAACTTCAAGCTCGAAGCCGCCCGGATCCTCAGCCCCTACGCGTCAGGCATCCTGATCGACCGCCAGTTCGCCCTGGACCAGGCCATCGACGCGGGTGTGGTCGACCCCAGCTGCGGGCTCATCGCCTCCGCCGACCACTTCGAGTCCGCGCACGGTGAGCTGGTGGGCGAGGTAACCATCGACAAACTGGTGGACCCGCACAAGTACAAGGCCCTGGGTGCGAAGGCCCTGAAACTCCTGGTCCTCTACCGTCCGGATGAGCCCGCCGAGGGCCGCGTGGCGATGGTCCGGGAATTCGTCGAAAGCTGCCGGTCCGCCGGACTGATCAGCATTATCGAACCCGTCTCCCGCAAGCCCCTCGCCGGCGGAGACTTCGACTGGAACGCCGGAATCCTGGCCGCAGCCAAGGAACTGGGCAGCCTTGGCGCCGACCTTTACAAGGCCGAGGTCCCCTTCAAGGGGCAGGCTTCCGAAGACGAGGTCCGCGCGGCCTGCGCCGAACTGACCCAAGCCATCGACGGCTGCCCCTGGGTGGTCCTTTCCTCCGGTGTTCCCGAGGATGTCTTCCCGGACGCCGTCCGGTGGGCCTGCCTGGAAGGTGCCAGCGGCTTCCTCTCCGGACGCGCCGTCTGGGCGTCCTGCATCGGCGCGCCCGACGTCGTCGAATCCCTGTCTACTGACGCCGTCCGGCGGCTGCAGCGCCTTTGTGCCGTAGTGGATGACGTCGTCTCCAGCCAAAGGAGCCACGCCTAG
- a CDS encoding ABC transporter substrate-binding protein: MSQISRRQAMALLGALGLGASAAACAGPGGSTKPAGASGPAAPSAGAVTGKVSFAHWRGEDKAVFDELIKRFAAKHDGVEVAQDISTSNDYNAQALQKLRGGSIGDAFATFRGAQFKNFTEAGIYTDLKDSQAVKNYQKGLLSAGQNGDSQLGLPYQVVFPMPMANLDLFDKAGAEIAPKNWDAFLAMCEKLASAGVIPISWPGGDVGNGGQLFNCMIANNAPVDDMCAQIEQGKLKCTDDWFIKMLNQYKDLKPFVQPNATGTAVEPAQNLFSQGKAAMLATGSYHLAAVRGLGAKFPIDLVFPNTTSDGKGKYEGAYNATFILGVNSASKNQAAAAAWIDFLSEPENAGYYANQTAQHVSVDKVEYTNPDLKRLSPWLQKKTALAARFQFNNLDVRNAVEASATAVISGTSPEQAAAAAQKVVDERL, from the coding sequence GTGAGTCAGATTTCACGCAGGCAGGCCATGGCCCTTCTCGGAGCCCTCGGCTTGGGCGCCAGCGCGGCAGCGTGCGCCGGCCCCGGCGGTTCCACCAAGCCGGCCGGCGCGTCCGGACCGGCGGCCCCCTCCGCCGGTGCCGTCACCGGCAAGGTGTCCTTCGCGCACTGGCGCGGCGAGGACAAGGCCGTGTTTGACGAGCTGATCAAGCGCTTTGCGGCAAAGCACGACGGCGTTGAGGTTGCCCAGGACATCTCCACCTCCAACGACTACAACGCCCAGGCACTGCAGAAGCTGCGCGGCGGCTCCATTGGCGACGCGTTTGCCACCTTCCGCGGCGCACAGTTCAAGAACTTCACCGAGGCAGGAATCTACACCGATCTGAAGGACAGCCAGGCGGTAAAGAACTACCAAAAGGGCCTGCTCTCGGCGGGCCAGAACGGTGACAGCCAGCTGGGCCTGCCCTACCAGGTGGTGTTCCCCATGCCCATGGCCAACCTGGACCTCTTCGACAAAGCCGGCGCGGAAATCGCCCCCAAGAACTGGGACGCCTTCCTTGCCATGTGTGAAAAACTCGCTTCCGCCGGTGTCATCCCCATCTCCTGGCCCGGCGGCGACGTTGGAAACGGCGGCCAGCTCTTCAACTGCATGATTGCCAACAACGCCCCCGTGGACGACATGTGCGCCCAGATCGAGCAGGGCAAGCTCAAGTGCACCGACGACTGGTTCATCAAGATGCTCAACCAGTACAAGGACCTGAAGCCGTTCGTGCAGCCCAACGCCACCGGCACCGCGGTGGAGCCGGCCCAGAACCTGTTCTCCCAGGGCAAGGCGGCCATGCTGGCCACCGGTTCCTACCACCTCGCCGCGGTCCGCGGACTGGGCGCCAAGTTCCCCATCGACCTGGTGTTCCCCAACACCACCTCCGACGGCAAGGGCAAGTATGAGGGGGCCTACAACGCCACGTTCATCCTGGGCGTCAACTCGGCCAGCAAGAACCAGGCGGCCGCGGCAGCCTGGATCGATTTCCTCTCCGAGCCGGAGAACGCCGGCTACTACGCCAACCAGACGGCCCAGCACGTGTCCGTGGACAAGGTGGAGTACACCAACCCGGACCTGAAGCGCCTGAGCCCCTGGCTGCAGAAGAAGACCGCGCTCGCCGCCAGGTTCCAGTTCAACAACCTGGATGTCCGCAACGCGGTGGAGGCCAGCGCCACGGCCGTCATCTCCGGCACCAGCCCGGAGCAGGCAGCCGCTGCCGCCCAGAAGGTTGTTGACGAACGGCTATGA